The following coding sequences lie in one Populus nigra chromosome 15, ddPopNigr1.1, whole genome shotgun sequence genomic window:
- the LOC133674920 gene encoding uncharacterized protein LOC133674920 has product MSLSAAEDNSASEIHLPADIDWHMLDKSKFFFLGAALFSGVSAALYPVVVLKTRQQVLPTQISSLKLSLSIMNHEGVRGFYRGFGTSLMGTIPARALYMTALEVTKSNVGTATVRLGFSDTTATAIANAAAGLSSAMAAQVVWTPIDVVSQRLMVQDCNGSSIKSSKNMIPSSSSCRYMNGIDAFRKILNADGPRGLYRGFGISILTYAPSNAVWWASYSVAHRLVWGGIGCYASKKDENAVNGGGGCGYRPGSKEMVAVQGVCAAMASGVSAMITMPLDTIKTRLQVLDREENGRTRPLTVMQTVRNLVKEGGFAACYRGLGPRWVSMSMSATTMITTYEFLKRLSTKNRDSLTS; this is encoded by the coding sequence ATGAGTTTGAGTGCTGCCGAGGATAATTCGGCATCAGAGATTCATCTACCAGCTGATATAGATTGGCATATGCTTGACAAGTCgaagtttttctttcttgggGCAGCATTATTTTCAGGTGTATCAGCTGCTCTCTACCCTGTTGTTGTTTTAAAGACTAGGCAACAGGTTTTGCCCACGCAAATCTCGTCCCTCAAATTGTCATTGTCAATTATGAATCATGAAGGTGTGAGAGGATTCTATAGGGGTTTTGGTACTTCTTTGATGGGTACAATCCCAGCTCGTGCACTTTACATGACGGCGCTTGAGGTTACTAAGAGTAATGTTGGGACTGCAACTGTTAGGTTAGGGTTTTCAGATACTACAGCAACAGCTATTGCTAATGCTGCTGCTGGGTTGAGTTCTGCCATGGCTGCGCAGGTAGTTTGGACCCCAATTGATGTTGTGAGCCAAAGACTCATGGTACAAGATTGTAATGGTAGCAGCATCAAGAGTAGCAAGAATATGATCCCCAGTTCGAGTTCGTGTAGGTATATGAATGGTATTGATGCATTTAGGAAGATTTTGAATGCGGATGGTCCAAGAGGGTTGTATAGAGGATTTGGGATATCAATATTGACTTATGCACCATCTAATGCAGTTTGGTGGGCATCTTACTCTGTGGCTCATAGGCTTGTGTGGGGTGGTATTGGTTGCTATGCCAGCAAGAAAGATGAGAATGCTGTAAATGGTGGTGGGGGTTGTGGTTATAGGCCGGGTTCAAAGGAAATGGTGGCAGTACAAGGGGTATGTGCAGCCATGGCTAGTGGAGTTTCGGCTATGATTACTATGCCACTTGACACAATTAAGACACGCTTGCAGGTTTTGGATAGAGAGGAAAATGGAAGAACAAGGCCATTGACAGTTATGCAAACAGTTAGGAACTTGGTGAAGGAAGGTGGTTTTGCAGCTTGTTATAGAGGATTGGGACCAAGGTGGGTTTCAATGTCAATGTCTGCAACAACCATGATCACAACTTACGAGTTTTTGAAACGTTTATCTACCAAGAACAGAGATAGCTTGACCTCATGA